ATTTTAAAATAATTAGCAACGAACTAAAATCACCCGGTATTTGGAAAAATCCTAAAACAGCAAAAATTCTTAGACAAAAATCATCTTCTTTAAAAATTTTTATCAATATTGTTGATCAGCTGTATAAAAATTTAGTGGATTTAAATGATTTGTTAGAATTGACGGAAGAATACGACAACATCTTACTTTCCGAAATTCATGATCAATCAATTGATTTAGAACGTACATTATCTCAATTAGAGATTAGTCGTATGTTTATAGGAAAGTATGATAATTCTAATTGTTATATCGATATTCAATCAGGATCCGGCGGAATAGAAGCACAGGATTGGGCCAGTATGTTGTTACGCATGTATTTACGTTGGATTGATCACAAAGGTTTTATGGCTGACGTTATTGAAGAATCGACAGGAGAGGTCACGGGGATAAAATCTGCTACTATTCAGGTTATTGGGCCTTATGCATATGGTTGGTTACGTACTGAATCTGGTGTACACAGACTAGTGCGCAAAAGTCCTTTTGACTCTGCTAAGAAACGCCATACTTCATTTGCTTCAGTATTTGTATATCCAGAATTAGATGATAGTATAAATATTCATATTCGTCCAGAAGATCTACGTTGTGATGTTTACCGAGCTTCTGGAGCAGGAGGTCAACATGTTAACCGTACAGAATCTGCAGTACGCATCACTCATATACCAACAAATATTGTTACCCAATGTCAAAGTGATCGTTCACAACATAAAAATAAAAATCAAGCTATGAAGCAACTAAGAGCTAAATTATATGAGCTTGAATTACAAAAAAAAAATTATGAAAAAAAAATGAGAGAAAGTAATAAAGTAAATATTACTTGGGGTAATCAAATACGATCTTATATTTTAGATAATTCTAGAGTTAAAGATTTACGTACTGGTTTTGAAAAACGTAATGTTAAAGCTGTTTTAAATGGAGATCTAGATGATTTTATAAGAATTAGCATTAAAAACACTTTAAGTGAGATTCATAATGACTAAATACGTATATTCAAAGGATCAGTCATATCAAAAATTTAATGTCGATGATGAATTAAATATTCGTCGAAAAAAACTATCAAAACTCCGTGAAAAAGGCGTAGCATTTCCAAATAATTTTCGTCGTAATTCTATTTCTAATCAATTACATAAAAAATACGCTCATACATCCAATGTAGAATTGATACAATTAAATATTGAAGTAACTATAGCAGGCCGTATAATAAGTCAACGTATCATGGGGAAAGCATCTTTTATAACTATACGCGATGCTGAAGGTTGCATACAATTGTATATTACTTCTAATTCATTAGCAACAAATTTATATGATGAAAATATAAAACAATGGGATTTAGGAGATATCTTAGGAGCACGCGGTATATTGTTTAGAACGCGTACCGGGGAACTATCAATATACTGTAAAGAAATTCGATTATTAACTAAATCATTGCGCCCATTACCAGATAAGTTTCATGGTTTAAATAATCAAGAAACAAAATATCGTCAAAGATATTTAGATTTAATTATTAATGAAAATACAAGAAAAACATTTAAAATACGTTCTCTAGTGATCTCTGAAATACGTCAATTCATGAAAAAAAATAATTTCATGGAAGTAGAGACACCAATGATGCACACAATTGCAGGAGGAGCTATAGCGCATCCTTTCATTACACATCATAATAAATTAGGAATAGATATGTATCTACGAATCGCTCCAGAATTATATCTAAAAAAATTAGTGATAGGTGGTTTTGAGCGAATATTCGAAATAAATCGTAGTTTTCGTAATGAAGGTATATCTTCTTATCATAACCCTGAGTTTACAATGATGGAAATATATATGGCTTATGCTGATTATCGCGATATAATCATCTTAGTGCAAAATTTATTAAGATCGGTAACACAGAAAATACTAGGTAGTAATATAATAAATTATGGAGATTATGAATTAGATTTTAAGCATCCTTTTACGCAAATCAGCATAAAAGAAGCTATATTGTATTATCTACCAGAAACTAGATCCCAAAATATAGACGATATATGTACTGCTGTGTCTATCGCAAAATCACTTGGCATTAAAGTTAAGAGTTGTTGGACGTTACACAGAATACATATGGTTATTTTTGAAGAAGTAATAGAAAAAAAAATAATTCAACCGACTTGTGTTACTTCTTATCCAATAGAAATATCTCCATTAGCACGTCGTAATGATAACAATCCAGAGTTTGCTGATCGTTTTGAACTTTTCATTGCCGGAAGAGAAATAGGAAATGGCTTTTCAGAATTAAACGATCCAGAAGATCAAAAGGAACGTTTTTTAAAACAAGCATATGGGAAAAAAAATAAAATAAATAATAATAATGTTCACATACATTATGACGAAGATTATTTAATTGCATTAGAATATGGATTACCTCCTACAGCAGGTATTGGGATAGGAATTGATCGTTTGATTATGTTGCTCACCGACAGCCATACTATTCGTGATGTAATTTTATTTCCTACACTTCGTCCAAAATAAAATTTGTTTATGTTTTTTTAGTGTACTTAAAAGTAGTTATATATTTATGATTTTATCTGATTAATTTTTTTAATAATACAAACCTATTTTTTACGATTTTCGACTATATATTCAAAATATAATTTCGAAATATTTTGATATTTAAAATATATATCAAAAAAAGATAATGGGAATATAGCGTGACATATAATATCTTTGCGCGAACAAGTGCTCTTACCTATGAAAGCTTAAAAAAATTACATAAAAAATATAAAGGTCCAGTATGGGTATACGATGCATCGATTATAATTAATCGTATCACACAATTAAAACAATTTGATGTTATACGGTACGCTCAAAAATCTTGTTCTAATATTCATATTTTACGATTAATGCATAATTATGAAGTTAAAGTAGATGCTGTTTCTTTAGGCGAGATCGAACGAGCATTATTAGCTGGTTTTAAAGCGGGAAAACAAAGCAATGAAATAGTTTTCACTGCTGATATTTTAGAAGAAGAAACATTATTAAGAATATCAGAACTAAATATTGTTGTTAATGCAGGATCGATAGATATGTTAGCACAATTAGGAGCTTGTTCTCCTGGACATAAAATATGGTTACGTATTAATCCTGGATTTGGACATGGACATAATCAAAAAACTAATACTGGAGGAGAAAATAGCAAGCATGGAATTTGGCATGAAGATATACCAATAGCTTTATCTTATATTCATCATTATGATCTACAGTTAATCGGACTGCATATGCATATTGGTTCTGGAGTACGGTACGATCATTTATCTAAAGTATGTAATGCGATGGTCCAGCAGATTTTGAAATATAAAATAGATGTAGATGTTATTTCTGCTGGAGGAGGATTAACAATACCATATGAACATAATGATATGGTTTTAGATGTAAATCATTATTTTCGATTATGGAATAACGCGAGAAAATACATTAGCCAATATTTAAATCACACAGTAACATTAGAAATAGAACCTGGTCGTTTTCTTGTGGCTGAATCAGGAATATTAATTACACAGATTAGAGCGGTAAAAAACATGGGTAATCGTCATTTTGTATTAATAGACGCAGGGTATAATGATTTAATGCGCCCAGTTATGTATGGTAGTTATCATCATATTTCATTAGTACCTGGAGATAATCGCAGCGTTATTTTAGAAACATTATGCGATACCGTTGTTGGTGGTCCACTATGTGAATCTGGAGATATTTTTACACAAAATATGAATGGAACAATATTAGCACGTAAATTACCTTGTTCAGCAAAAGTAGGAGATTATTTAATATTTCATGACACTGGTGCATACGGCGCTTCTATGTCTTCTAATTATAATACACGTCCGTTACTACCAGAAGTTTTATTTGAAAATGGACAAATTCGTCAAATTCGCCGAAAACAAAAACTAGAAGATTTATTTATGTTGGAAACAATGGAAAAATTTAATAAGGAAAATTGTTGAAATTATCGAATATCATAAATATGACACTATATAAAATTATTTATTAAAAACTTATTATTTAGTATATGGTAAAATACCAGATTAAATGATTTAAATATACTAATAATTTTTTCAATTTTATTTTATAGTCTTATTTATTTGACAATTATTCACTATAGTGTTGTTAACAAAAACAAACGTATTATGAATCGTGAGATATAGATTAAAATGTATTCTTACACATTTACTTTTAATTTATATTGTATCGGTTATTATTCAGCATGTTTCTATAAAAAACATCATATCTCCATTTTTATAAAAATACTTAATAACATCGATTCTAAGTAGAAAAATTTATACAAATTAAAATTAAATTTTTTAATTAAAAAATTTCTGCGCAAGCTATTGTTTAAGAACGTCAAACCATAATAAAATTCCTTGAGTTGAGTATAATTATAATATAAAATATAAAGAGTATGTAAATACTATAATTTTACTCTGTTATGTGCAATAACAGAGATATACAGGATCATATATATTTTGGGTAATCTACCGTTTCTTCATTTTTATAAAATATGATAGGAATAGTTATATTTATTATAAATATTTAAGAATTTAATGAAATATCTCAATAAAACTGAGGCAATCTGGTGATTGATGATAACGGTTACCGATTAAATGTAGGAATTGTGCTATGTAATACTCATCAGCAAGTATTATGGGCCAGAAAATATAAGCAGCATTACTGCTGGCAATTTCCTCAAGGTGGAATTAACATTGGAGAGACCCCAGAACAAGCCATGTATAGAGAATTATTTGAAGAAATAGGATTGAATTATCAAGATGTTCGTATTCTATCTTCAACGCAATATTGGATGCATTATAAGTTACCTAAGAAATTAATTCGTTGGAAAATTAGGCCTATCTGCTTTGGGCAAAAACAAAAGTGGTTTTTATTAAAGCTTTTATCTAAAGATACACGAATTAACATAAAAAGTAATAAAGACTACACATTTGACAGATGGAAGTGGGTTAGCTTATGGTATCCCATACGCCGAGTCGTATTCTTTAAAAGAGATGTATATAGAAAAGTTATGCAAGAATTTGTTGATGTGATAATATCATAGTTTAACACTATGCGTCTTTATAAAGAAGAAAATCAGATACAGTATAATCAATAAAAAGAGTTTTAATATTCCATTGAAGATGCACACGATAATGTCTCTCACATTGAGACGTATTTGTTTAAAATAACTACATTTGGTAGTTAAAACTGATTGTAAAAATCATATTAAATAGCATAATTAATATGCAGAGTCTTTATTATCATACATGTAATCCGATAATTTTTACAATAGGACCTATTTCATTACATTGGTATGGCGTAATGTATGGATTAGGTTTTATATATGCTATGTGGTCATTATCGTACCGTATGCGTCATTTCAATAATGCTTCATGGACTCATCCAGATGTAGAACATTTATTATGTTTGTGTTTTTTTGGTGTTTTATTAGGCGGCCGCATTGGATACGTATTATTTTATCAGTGGTCTTTTTTTTCTAACAATTTACTGTGGATCTTTAAAATATGGGAAGGAGGTATGTCTTTTCATGGTGGTTTAATAGGTGTAATTATATCGATCGCATGGTTTTCTCACAAAAAAAATCGTCCTTTTTTTCAAATATCAGATTTTGTCGTTCCAGCAGTTCCGTTTGGATTAGGGCTCGGTAGATTAGGAAATTTTATTAACGGAGAATTATGGGGGCGAATAGCCATTGATATTCCATGGGCTATGTTATTCCCCAATTCCGTGTATCAAGATGTATTAATACTACTAGATCATCCTGAATGGGAACCACTATTTGATAATTACGGTGTGCTGCCTCGTCATCCATCTCAATTATATGAGATGTTTTTGGAGGGAGTAATATTATTTGTTATCATAAGCAAATTTATTCGTCAACCACATCCCGTGGGTAGTGTGTCTGGTTTGTTTCTGATTTGTTATGGGGTGTTTCGTATTATAGCGGAAATTTTTCGTCAACCTGATAGTCAGTTAGGATTAATTAACAATATAGTCACCATGGGACAAATTTTGTCATGCCCTATGATTATATTAGGAGCTATTATAATTTATTTTGCTTATAGATAATCGATGTATCAAAGTTATTAATATAATTAAAAATCTATGTCAATTAATTTTTGATACGTCATTGTTTGTTAAAATAATTCTCATGCTTTAAATCAAATTTGATTTTTATTAATTGTTTATATATCTGTTTTAAACATTAAAATTTATCTATATCTATATCTATATTTGCGATCTGCCATATTTATATAATAAATAAATATAAAAAAATCAGTGCTAATTGAAAAAATTTAATTTTTTAAATAGTTTCATTTCATGAAAAACAATTTATTTATTTTTTCTATTTTTTAAAATATGTGAACTAATAAAATTTTTTTTGTTTGAAATAACAATTAAAAAAGCATATATAATATATTTTTCGTTATAATTATAACAAATACAACCTATCCTCTATATATACAGAGGATATATGGATATCAGATTAATAAAAATACACTCCATTTAAATTAAATAATTTTATTACACAATGTTTACTATTTATCATTCTAATCAATCAAATTCATTCAGAAATCTATTAATTAATACTATGTCAGATAAATCATTACCTGATCCCATGCAATCTGAAATAATATTAACAGAACACAGCATTATGGATCAATGGATACAGATAGAAATAGCCAATCATTTTGGTATCGCATGTAATATCAAATTTATGACTTTAATGTCTTTCATGCAATATATGTCTAATAAAATAGAACCTAATAATTTTATAGCGAATAACTTTTCCCGGTCTATCATGTATTGGAAATTTATGAAAATATTATCTCAAACGCAAATATCAAAAAAGTGTTCTATTATACACAAATACTTATGTGGTGATGTAAATCAGCAAAAAATAGGTCAATTTTCCGAACAACTTTCCAATTTATTTATTCAATATTTAATATATCGCCCAGATTGGTTGAACAATTGGGAATCCAATAAAATAATAAATTATTTAGATGACACACATCAAACCTGGCAATCAAAAATATGGCGTATGTTCTTAGAGAATATACGTTGTAATCAGAAAGAATTGAAGGGTAATATATATCCTTTACAGCGTTGTATTGATTTCCTAAAAAATACTCAGAAGATAATTTTTAATTATCTTCCAAGTAGAATATTTATTTTTGGAATATCATCCATACCGCCTATATATTGGAATATATTAAAATTATTAAGTTACCATATTGATATTTATTTATGGTTTATAAATCCCTGTTCTCATAATTTGATTTATATATCTGATCAAAATTCGTATGACGTAACACAAAAAGAAAATCAATTGTACAATAAGAATGTATTGCGCTCATCTTCATCTGTTGCTGTTCATTTTTCCAATCATAATGATTATTCTAATATCAATCATCCTTTATTAGATGCATGGGGCGATGTTGCTTATGATACTTTATCTTTGTTTACTCAATTAAAAGATAAAATTGAACTAAAATCTTTTATTATTCCTAAACAAAATTCTTTGCTTCACATTGTACAAAAAAACATTTTAGAATTTCAAAATCATATAAAAAATATAAAAAAACAACCTGATACTACAACATCTACAAATAATCAACGACATATATTATTATTAGAAGATCAATCAATTACTTGTCATGTTTGTCATAGTATTCAACGAGAAGTAGAAGTGTTACATGATAATTTATTATCAATGATGACAGATGATCCATCATTGTCTCCGGGAGACATCATAGTTATGGCTTATGATATACGCTGTTATAAATCAGCTATTCAAACTATATTTGATAATATACAAGATCGACATTTACCGTTTAATATCGCAATAGATAATTATAAAAAAAATACACATCCCATTATATCAACTTTTATTAATATACTTAATATACCGTACAGTCGATTTACTGCTGAAGAAATTTTTTCGTTTTTAACAGTACCATCTATCGCATCTCGGTTTAAAATGAACAAAGAAGAAGTAAAATTATTACACCAATGGATCATTAAATCTGGTATTAGGTGGGGACTTGATGATTACACCATGTATAATTTTAGTTTACCTATTATTAATCAAAATACCTGGAATTTTGGATTAAATAGAATGTTATTAGGTTACGCTATAAAAAATCAACATGACACCTGGGAAAAAATTTTCCCGTATGATGATATAATAATCAGGGATCATATCAATATTATTGGTCAATTAGGAGAATTTTTAAAAACATTAAAAAAATGGAGAGACCGATTCGGTCATTCTTATACATTGGTAGAATGGATTTCCTATTTCAAAGAAATAATTGACGATTTTTTTCATTGTGATCATATGGATTCAGAAAACAAAACAGTTTTACTTTTCTTAAAAAACTGCTACAGAGATATATTAGAATCAGGCATACAAGCGGAATATACTCAAACTATAAGTATAACAGCATTACGCGATAAATTATGTCGCAAATTAACACAAGATACTGTAATCCCCCGATTTATACCAAATGTAATTAATTTTTGCAATATTACTCCAACTTTCTGTATTCCTCATAAAGTAGTGTGTTTTTTAGGTATGAATGATAATAAGTTTCCTCGCAATAAAATATCTCCAGACTTTAATTTAATGGTTAAAAATCCGCGTAGAAATGACGATAACATACACGAAAAAGATTGTTATTCATTTTTGATAGCATTTTTATTAGCTCAAGAAAAGATATATATTAGTTTTATCGGGCACTCAATTTATGATAATAGCATGAGTTACCCTTCTGTATTGGTCAATGAACTGTTAGAATATATTGCTTTAAATTTTTATTCAAAAGAACATGAAAATATAGACATAGATATTAATATCAAACATATACGTCAGCGTTTATGTCAATGGTATCCTCCGTTTCCTTTTTCTCCTGAAAATTTCAATCCTAACAATAATAAACGAAGTTTTGCTAAAGAATGGCTACCTACAAAAAATATTAATGTAAATCATTCTCTATTAATCTATCCGAATTTTAATGCCCCGTTTTCTCATGACCTCGCAAAAACAATAATTTTTCAAGATTTATACAATTTTTATCGCCATCCAGTACGCATATGGTTTCAAAAACGCTTAAATGTGTATTTTGATCAAAATATATTGAAATTATCAAATGACGAACCTTTTTCCGTAGATGGACTCAATCGTTATGAATTAAATATGCAATTGATTGATTATCTAATTCATAGTAAAAATACTGATGAACTATATCATAGTATGCGTGCTTCTGGAATTCTACCTTATGGCGTATTTGGAAAATTGTATTGGACTAAACAACAAAAAAAAATGACAATATTAGCGAATCAAATAAAAACGTATCATTGTATTGAAAAACATAATCTAGATATTTCTTTAACATTTGATACGACTAGATTAGTCGGTCAATTAACTGCAGTTCAAGAAAATGGATTGACGCGTTGGAAATCTCGCTATCTTTCTATGAAAGATGTATTATTGTTGTGGCTAGAACATATAACTTATTGTGCTATAGGTGGAAAAGGTGATAGTCGGTTGTTTGGTATTAATGATGCGTGGCATTTTCCTAATTTATCAAAACTGCATGCAAAGAAGTTATTATTCACGCTAATATCAGATTATCACAAAGGTACAAATACACCCATATTGTTGCTATATCAGTCTGGAGGAGCTTGGATGAATCATGTATTTGACTGGAATACTCGAACAATATCTTCAAATCCATATTGTCAAAAAGAAGCACATCGAAAACTAATACAAGTTTGGCAAGGTACCAAATATTCTCTTTTTAGAGAAAGTCACGATCCATATTTACGCAAACTTATTTCATTTGATTTAAGTGAAGAAAATATTTCAAAAATTATTAAAACCGCAGAACATTACTTTTTTAACCCAATGAAATATAGAATAATATAATAATTTACAAATTTTATATCAAAAAATAATAAATACTTTATAATTAAAAATTGCATATATTACACAAACACATAACACTACATTTTCAAACAATATATATAATAAAACACAAACTTTTCATTCATTAAGCCATGGGAATTATATGGTTTTTTATTTTTTCATATAATCCACTATAACGTTGTGTGATAGAATTAACACTGCGTATTATTACATGATCTGTCGCGTACAAATAAAGGCATTGGCGAGCTCTAGTGACAGCAGTATAGAGTAATTCTCGTGTCAATAATGGTATATATTTATTGGGCAATACTATTGCGGTATGTTGAAATTCAGATCCTTGCGCTTTATGTATAGTCATAGCAAAACAAGTTTCATGCTCCGGTAATTGATTTATTTGTATAACTTTTATACTTCCTCGTGGCAAAATAAAATATGCAGACAATTTATTTTGATCATTTAATAACAATACACCAACATCTCCATTATATAATTCTAATGATGGTTTATTACGTAATATAATAATAGGTCTACCTAAATAATTCCTAGAATTATTTAATTGAATTAATCCTTTCTCATTTAATATTTGTTCAATATAATAATTAAGTCTTATTACTCCGAACGGGCCATCACGTAATGCACATAATATTCGATAATGATTGAAAATCTTTAAAATATTTTCTGTCAGGATTTTAGTGTATTTCAATTTTTGTAAATAGTTAGAATATGCCATTGCACAATTAAGAATCATAGTTATATAGCTTTTTTTGTCTACAAAATAAATATAACATAAATCCTTATATATGCTTGATTTTAACAATGATAACGCATGATTATAATCTCCTGAATTTATAGCACCAGATAATTTATTAATTCCTGAACTTTCACTAAATCGATAATTTTTCTTTAGTATACATGTGCCATCAATAATACTATTATAATTGTAATGCATAGATGATTTAGAAGGAGATATAATAGGCAATATGTAACCTGTAAGATCTATAAGTTCTTGATAACGTTTACGAGAATAATAAAAATTAGAAAATTGACACACATCTTTAAATACGGATCCGGGTTCTACTGAACATAATTGATATTGATCACCCAAAAAAATAACTTTCGTTTGAGGAGAAAGCATCAAAATTAGCTGAGCTAACATAGATAGACTAACCATAGAAGCTTCATCAATAATTAAAAGATCTAAGCGCGTGAGATTAAAGCAGTTATATTGAATATTTTCTTTATATAATCGTGTTCTAAGCAAACTATGTAGAGTAGTAGCTTTTTCTGGTAAGTTACATAAGAGAAGCTTTTCTAATTGTGGAATATTGTGTATTGTTGTTCTGAAAGATTCAGTTAAAAGAGCTGTTGCTTTTCCTGTGGGAGCGGTTATTTGAATATTTAGATCATTATTCTTGCTACATAACAATAATGTCGCTACTATCTTCGCTATAATAGATGTTTTTCCAGTTCCAGGTCCTCCAGAAATTAGCACTCTGTGATGTGTTACGCCAATAGCAGTAGCTATTTTATGCCAATCAACTTCTGTATAAGTTATAGGAAATAATTGATTTAATGCATAAATTATTTTTTCTTTTTGAAAAACATTTGATGGATATTTATGATTAAAAAATTGCGCGACTATGCATTCATCTTGCCACATGTGATGTAAATACAAACGTTTATTTTCCAATATTAATGGGGTAACCCGTGATCCATCACTAACTGCGGGACAAGAAAACAATAATTCCTGCCAGGAGGATATCGATAATTTTCCTAATTTTCTATATATCGCATACGTTAATTCAGGATAATT
This genomic interval from Candidatus Blochmanniella pennsylvanica str. BPEN contains the following:
- the lgt gene encoding prolipoprotein diacylglyceryl transferase; protein product: MQSLYYHTCNPIIFTIGPISLHWYGVMYGLGFIYAMWSLSYRMRHFNNASWTHPDVEHLLCLCFFGVLLGGRIGYVLFYQWSFFSNNLLWIFKIWEGGMSFHGGLIGVIISIAWFSHKKNRPFFQISDFVVPAVPFGLGLGRLGNFINGELWGRIAIDIPWAMLFPNSVYQDVLILLDHPEWEPLFDNYGVLPRHPSQLYEMFLEGVILFVIISKFIRQPHPVGSVSGLFLICYGVFRIIAEIFRQPDSQLGLINNIVTMGQILSCPMIILGAIIIYFAYR
- the lysA gene encoding diaminopimelate decarboxylase; this encodes MTYNIFARTSALTYESLKKLHKKYKGPVWVYDASIIINRITQLKQFDVIRYAQKSCSNIHILRLMHNYEVKVDAVSLGEIERALLAGFKAGKQSNEIVFTADILEEETLLRISELNIVVNAGSIDMLAQLGACSPGHKIWLRINPGFGHGHNQKTNTGGENSKHGIWHEDIPIALSYIHHYDLQLIGLHMHIGSGVRYDHLSKVCNAMVQQILKYKIDVDVISAGGGLTIPYEHNDMVLDVNHYFRLWNNARKYISQYLNHTVTLEIEPGRFLVAESGILITQIRAVKNMGNRHFVLIDAGYNDLMRPVMYGSYHHISLVPGDNRSVILETLCDTVVGGPLCESGDIFTQNMNGTILARKLPCSAKVGDYLIFHDTGAYGASMSSNYNTRPLLPEVLFENGQIRQIRRKQKLEDLFMLETMEKFNKENC
- the prfB gene encoding peptide chain release factor 2 (programmed frameshift), yielding MIDIDFTKQHIQVMLNRISSLRMIFDYDLKIKHFKIISNELKSPGIWKNPKTAKILRQKSSSLKIFINIVDQLYKNLVDLNDLLELTEEYDNILLSEIHDQSIDLERTLSQLEISRMFIGKYDNSNCYIDIQSGSGGIEAQDWASMLLRMYLRWIDHKGFMADVIEESTGEVTGIKSATIQVIGPYAYGWLRTESGVHRLVRKSPFDSAKKRHTSFASVFVYPELDDSINIHIRPEDLRCDVYRASGAGGQHVNRTESAVRITHIPTNIVTQCQSDRSQHKNKNQAMKQLRAKLYELELQKKNYEKKMRESNKVNITWGNQIRSYILDNSRVKDLRTGFEKRNVKAVLNGDLDDFIRISIKNTLSEIHND
- the rppH gene encoding RNA pyrophosphohydrolase; this translates as MIDDNGYRLNVGIVLCNTHQQVLWARKYKQHYCWQFPQGGINIGETPEQAMYRELFEEIGLNYQDVRILSSTQYWMHYKLPKKLIRWKIRPICFGQKQKWFLLKLLSKDTRINIKSNKDYTFDRWKWVSLWYPIRRVVFFKRDVYRKVMQEFVDVIIS
- the recC gene encoding exodeoxyribonuclease V subunit gamma translates to MFTIYHSNQSNSFRNLLINTMSDKSLPDPMQSEIILTEHSIMDQWIQIEIANHFGIACNIKFMTLMSFMQYMSNKIEPNNFIANNFSRSIMYWKFMKILSQTQISKKCSIIHKYLCGDVNQQKIGQFSEQLSNLFIQYLIYRPDWLNNWESNKIINYLDDTHQTWQSKIWRMFLENIRCNQKELKGNIYPLQRCIDFLKNTQKIIFNYLPSRIFIFGISSIPPIYWNILKLLSYHIDIYLWFINPCSHNLIYISDQNSYDVTQKENQLYNKNVLRSSSSVAVHFSNHNDYSNINHPLLDAWGDVAYDTLSLFTQLKDKIELKSFIIPKQNSLLHIVQKNILEFQNHIKNIKKQPDTTTSTNNQRHILLLEDQSITCHVCHSIQREVEVLHDNLLSMMTDDPSLSPGDIIVMAYDIRCYKSAIQTIFDNIQDRHLPFNIAIDNYKKNTHPIISTFINILNIPYSRFTAEEIFSFLTVPSIASRFKMNKEEVKLLHQWIIKSGIRWGLDDYTMYNFSLPIINQNTWNFGLNRMLLGYAIKNQHDTWEKIFPYDDIIIRDHINIIGQLGEFLKTLKKWRDRFGHSYTLVEWISYFKEIIDDFFHCDHMDSENKTVLLFLKNCYRDILESGIQAEYTQTISITALRDKLCRKLTQDTVIPRFIPNVINFCNITPTFCIPHKVVCFLGMNDNKFPRNKISPDFNLMVKNPRRNDDNIHEKDCYSFLIAFLLAQEKIYISFIGHSIYDNSMSYPSVLVNELLEYIALNFYSKEHENIDIDINIKHIRQRLCQWYPPFPFSPENFNPNNNKRSFAKEWLPTKNINVNHSLLIYPNFNAPFSHDLAKTIIFQDLYNFYRHPVRIWFQKRLNVYFDQNILKLSNDEPFSVDGLNRYELNMQLIDYLIHSKNTDELYHSMRASGILPYGVFGKLYWTKQQKKMTILANQIKTYHCIEKHNLDISLTFDTTRLVGQLTAVQENGLTRWKSRYLSMKDVLLLWLEHITYCAIGGKGDSRLFGINDAWHFPNLSKLHAKKLLFTLISDYHKGTNTPILLLYQSGGAWMNHVFDWNTRTISSNPYCQKEAHRKLIQVWQGTKYSLFRESHDPYLRKLISFDLSEENISKIIKTAEHYFFNPMKYRII
- the recD gene encoding exodeoxyribonuclease V subunit alpha, which produces MKDVINNILKLGLWHSLDVQFADVLALPIYDGNRHNNIKEALILASATLSSKVRDGHVCLPLRCLTPDKLFQGNYPELTYAIYRKLGKLSISSWQELLFSCPAVSDGSRVTPLILENKRLYLHHMWQDECIVAQFFNHKYPSNVFQKEKIIYALNQLFPITYTEVDWHKIATAIGVTHHRVLISGGPGTGKTSIIAKIVATLLLCSKNNDLNIQITAPTGKATALLTESFRTTIHNIPQLEKLLLCNLPEKATTLHSLLRTRLYKENIQYNCFNLTRLDLLIIDEASMVSLSMLAQLILMLSPQTKVIFLGDQYQLCSVEPGSVFKDVCQFSNFYYSRKRYQELIDLTGYILPIISPSKSSMHYNYNSIIDGTCILKKNYRFSESSGINKLSGAINSGDYNHALSLLKSSIYKDLCYIYFVDKKSYITMILNCAMAYSNYLQKLKYTKILTENILKIFNHYRILCALRDGPFGVIRLNYYIEQILNEKGLIQLNNSRNYLGRPIIILRNKPSLELYNGDVGVLLLNDQNKLSAYFILPRGSIKVIQINQLPEHETCFAMTIHKAQGSEFQHTAIVLPNKYIPLLTRELLYTAVTRARQCLYLYATDHVIIRSVNSITQRYSGLYEKIKNHIIPMA
- the lysS gene encoding lysine--tRNA ligase; this encodes MTKYVYSKDQSYQKFNVDDELNIRRKKLSKLREKGVAFPNNFRRNSISNQLHKKYAHTSNVELIQLNIEVTIAGRIISQRIMGKASFITIRDAEGCIQLYITSNSLATNLYDENIKQWDLGDILGARGILFRTRTGELSIYCKEIRLLTKSLRPLPDKFHGLNNQETKYRQRYLDLIINENTRKTFKIRSLVISEIRQFMKKNNFMEVETPMMHTIAGGAIAHPFITHHNKLGIDMYLRIAPELYLKKLVIGGFERIFEINRSFRNEGISSYHNPEFTMMEIYMAYADYRDIIILVQNLLRSVTQKILGSNIINYGDYELDFKHPFTQISIKEAILYYLPETRSQNIDDICTAVSIAKSLGIKVKSCWTLHRIHMVIFEEVIEKKIIQPTCVTSYPIEISPLARRNDNNPEFADRFELFIAGREIGNGFSELNDPEDQKERFLKQAYGKKNKINNNNVHIHYDEDYLIALEYGLPPTAGIGIGIDRLIMLLTDSHTIRDVILFPTLRPK